Genomic segment of Bacillota bacterium:
TAACCGGGCACGCGGAGGTAGGGCTACCCGACGAGGTAATGCATCGCCTTGGGCTGGTGGAGGGACAGCGGATTCTGCTAATAGAGACGCCGTATGGGCTGGATCTGCTGCCCGAAGACCCCCAACTGACCACGCAGGTAGCGATAGCGGAGTTGGTGATGCAGCAAGATGAGGCAGTGCTTCGGCAGCTGGCGGGATAGGGAATGCCAGAACCTGTTGGATACGCGAGCCTCTGGTGCCTGCGATCAGGTTCTTGACCAGAGACCCGATTGGGTTGGAGGGTGGGGTCAATTTGTATGCGTATGTGGGCAATGGGGTGGTGGTGCTGAGTGACAGCAGAGGTTTGCAGATATTGCCTAAAGCCCCTTGTTCCAGAAAGATGCCCAACATCAGCTGTAGTACCCTTGGAGGTGTGATAGGACTACCTAAAACTGACCCTGCTTATAGGTGTGCTCAGGCGGTTTGCCAGTGGTGGGCGAGACAATATAACGAGATTGACGACCTGGTGAAAAGGCTATGCGATAGTGTAATCGACTGTTTTGAGACCAATAATCGATTGCCTCCGGTGCCCAAAGAGCATCCCTGTTGGCGCGAAGGGGGTTCGGATCGCGGCGGCGGTAATTTCTGTTGTGTAGAGTGTGTGAAACGAGTTTGTGCTTGGTTTGAGGAACCAAGCAGGCAGCTAGCTGACCGTATTCGGGACTCCATGCTACGTCGCTGTTGGCAGCAGTATCACGGGATGGAAAGATGAGTATAGTGCAGTACTTCCGACGAAGGTTTATGTTCTGGGGCATTGTTCTGGGAGCAGCGGTCCTAGTGTACTGGCTGGGTATTTATGTGACTCGCCCTATAGATTACCGGCGGATTGAAGTTCCTATTGAGGAGACTTCTGTAGGGGGACTGCGCGTCCAGCTGCCCAACTTCAGTATTGTGTCGCCCCCGCAGTGTCCCACCCCTGTGCCGAAGTATATTGCTTCTCCATCATGGGCAGCGGTACAGGAGGTGTGGTTGCGAGGCGAGGGGTGCACAGTGGTCATACGTTCGCTCACTTACGAGCGGCGTGGAGATGCCAGGCGGGCGATGGAGAGGTGGATTTCAGAACTGATGAAGGATAGGGTGTTGCTAAAGGAGAGTACCAAGGTTTGCGGTCACCCTGCACTTAAGCTCTCCGCACCGGGCATCTTGTATTTGTTCGTTGTGTGGGATAATGGAACCAAGTTGCTACAGTTTTTGGCGGATGGATGTCGGGATGAAGAGCATAAACAATGCTTACGCAAACTCATTGCATCGATAGAGCTGCGATAGGCGAAAGCAGATTTTGATACATTATCCCATTTGCCCTACGGTTACAAAGCCCAATGGGGCTACTATACTGACGTGGAAACGGGTATACTGTTACTGACGCATCGCTACTTAGACCCTGCGACGGGCAGGTTCTTGACCAGAGACCCGGCGGGATGTGAGGCAAGTGTGAATGTGTACGCTTACGTGGGGAACAACGCGGTAAACGAGGTGGATCCGAGTGGGCTATGGTATTTCCCACCAAGAATAGGACCTGTCTTGCCTCCCGGTTTATTTGATGTGACACGTTGCATAGCATGTGCTCTAAGGGGACTTCAGAAGGGTTATGAGGTTTTGGAGCATACTGCCAATGATAAGTTGGCACATTGTGTGGCAACTTGTGAGATAACTCGCTGCAGCGGCAGCGAGACGTGCGCACACCTGAGCGGAGTCTGCAGGGAGGTATTGCAAGATACACTATATCGCGCCTCGTTTGGGTATTTTGGCTCACGTATAGATCCGCACGATATCTTTGCGAATGCGCACGGAATCAATTGTGCAAACAGCAAGAAATCGTGCATTGCTTGCTGTATTTCTAAGATCACTAGGTCCGTACTATGAGGATAAGTGGGTCAATGACAATTTTGGGAGTTGTGGTGGGCATACTCCAGATCGGAGCGTGGGGAAGTATCTGGGGACTACTGTTCATCGAAGTTCTATTACAACTACCCTGCAGGTCTCGTATATCAGAACTAAACAAATATCGCCACAGTACCTCGGTAGATGCCGTTATTCAAGATTTAGGCGAGCCCCGAGACAAGCTGGTGACATCGCTTGGCTTTGGCATCCGCTATACTTCCCGCCTGTATTATGAAGTATGCAGCGATATACCTATCACAATATATCTGGATGCGGATGAACGAGTAACAGGGGTTCGCTTGGGTCGGCATGAACCCCGAACGTCTCTCTTCAGTTGGGTCTTGATGGTAAATAGTGTATTCATGCTGGGCTGGTTGGGTGCAATGTTGCTGGCAAGGAATGATCGGAGGTATGTTCTCCCACAGTCCTCAGCGGTGGCAGCGATGCTGATATTGGACACAGTGTTCATGCTCCCAGACCTTATACCGCTCGCTTACTCAATCACCTCCGCGTTATGGCTTTTGGTCGCAAGTGCTCTCCTCATGCTGATTGCGCTGGTGCAAGTTATACGCGTTGTGGCGAACACATCAGATATACACAATCAAGAAACGGATGGAGGCATGACAACGATATGATATGCATCGCTACTTAGACCCTGCGACGGGCAGGTTTTTGACCAGAGACCCGATTGGGTTGGAGGGTGGGGTCAACTTGTATGCGTATGTAGGGAATGGGGTGGTGACTACAGCCGACCCACAGGGGCTACATAATAAAGAGAAGTGTTTTGAGGCCGTTGCTAAAGCACGTGAGTTGGCAAGAAAGATCGAGGAACATCTACAAAAGATACGAGATAACCTCTCTCCTGTGGCTAGTTTATGCATCCCCAGCGAACCGTGTGCTGCTGCTCCCCGAAGGCCAGACCACACATTGTTGGAGAAGTGGGAAAATTATCGGGGGCACGTTAAAGATGTAGAAGGGTTGAAACGGAGGCTGGAGGAGGTGCTGAACCAAATCGACAATAACTGCAACAATCATTGGAAAAACTACTTTCATAATGAAATTAAGTATTTCGAAGGGGTTCTCAACGCCCCCATTCCCGAATGGCCTGGAGGTCTTTATCCATGCGTTCCTCTGCCCTATCCCTGGCCGCCTCGCATACCCACTCCTGTTCCAATAAGACCGCCCGTCCTCGTACCTATATGACGGCACGACACGACTGTTGTTACATGCGATACTGGCTCAAGCGTTGGGCACGCGGCAGTAGGGACCAAAGCCTCAGGCGTCTTAGAGAGCGACTGGGATCGTTGTCCCCTGCCGAGGCTTGTGCTCGTGTGCTGGAGTGCGTGCGTAGCGATTACGACCCAGATGTGACCTTTATCACACCTCTGCTCATTTGGGAAGTGTACGGTTGGCACAAGAAAGCACCTAACCGGATCCATCGGCAGGTGTGGTATACGCTAAGACGTTTCGTTCGCCGCCGCCTATGTCATTATCATATCAAGGTGCGCGAGGCTGGGTTCAAAGCAGCAGAGAATGCCTACTGCTACACCGCAGCCGACAAGCGACGCCTGTTTCTGCAAAACATCCTGCACCCGCAAGAGGATATCTGGCTGACCATTGTGGACTGGGCGGAGTATGTTGCCTGGCATGACTTGATTTCGCTGCTCCTTCAGGAAACACCGTGGCGTCACGGCACAGCATGGAACGTGCTATTCGTTCTGGACAACTGGGTGATTGACCGCATGGATGAGGTGCAAAAACGAGAACTCTTGGACGCTTTAAAAAGGGTGCTGCTGTATGTGGACCGGTTGTGCTCGACCCAAGACGTAGACGATATGGCTCTGTGGAAAATCTGCGAAACGATAGGGTTTCATATTCGCGGAGAGGCTGCCAAGCACATGCTGCGAGAGGTGACGCAGCGGTGTCAGAGCGTAGCGGTTTGCCAAGCGTGCTGGAACGCCGTTGAGGACTACTTCGGGGCGGATGATCACGTATGCTGAGGATAATGCTTTCTCTTGCAGTAGCTGTGTGATTGGAAGTATCATCATACTGTAGCAACCGCCGTGTTCCGTGAAACTTGCCTACAGAAAGGAGGAACCCGCGCGATGGCTATGGAGACTCATCTCCCGCAAGGGGTGCAACAGGTTCTGGAAGCGGTTGAAGCGCTTCCAGAGGAGGAGCAGTGGATGGTGGTGGAAATTATTGCCAACCGTCTACGCCGTCTGCGCCGGCAGCAACTGGT
This window contains:
- a CDS encoding AbrB/MazE/SpoVT family DNA-binding domain-containing protein, coding for TGHAEVGLPDEVMHRLGLVEGQRILLIETPYGLDLLPEDPQLTTQVAIAELVMQQDEAVLRQLAG
- a CDS encoding RHS repeat-associated core domain-containing protein, with the protein product METGILLLTHRYLDPATGRFLTRDPAGCEASVNVYAYVGNNAVNEVDPSGLWYFPPRIGPVLPPGLFDVTRCIACALRGLQKGYEVLEHTANDKLAHCVATCEITRCSGSETCAHLSGVCREVLQDTLYRASFGYFGSRIDPHDIFANAHGINCANSKKSCIACCISKITRSVL
- a CDS encoding RHS repeat-associated core domain-containing protein: MHRYLDPATGRFLTRDPIGLEGGVNLYAYVGNGVVTTADPQGLHNKEKCFEAVAKARELARKIEEHLQKIRDNLSPVASLCIPSEPCAAAPRRPDHTLLEKWENYRGHVKDVEGLKRRLEEVLNQIDNNCNNHWKNYFHNEIKYFEGVLNAPIPEWPGGLYPCVPLPYPWPPRIPTPVPIRPPVLVPI